The genomic DNA CGCCGGGCGGCTGCTGACACATCATCAAAAGTGGGTAGATTCAGCATGATCGTAAGTCTCGTTTGAGTAAGAAGGCTACCAGGGCCAGTGAATGCTGGTGCCCGCTTGCGCGGCGGCGGCTCGCCGATGGAGCAGGCGAGCCACCGTCAGGTCCTGCAGCGCCAGGCCCGTCATATCGAAGACGGTAATGTCGGCATCGTGGCGGTCAACTTGCGCCTTGCCGGCCAGCACGTCGCCGATTTCCGTGCAAGGCGTATCCGGCGCCCACTGCGTTTCGCCGATCTGGCGGGCCTGGGCCCGGTCGTCGACAAACAGCCGCGCGCGCGCCAGCAGGCCGTCGGGCAACTCGCGCTTGCCGCGTGTGTCCGCGCCCACGCAGTTCAGGTGCGTTCCGGCCTGCACGGCTTGCAGGTCGAACAGCGCACCGCCGCCAGGCGTTGCGGTGATCACCACGTCGCTGCCCGCCACCGCCGCATTGCGATCAGCGGCATGGGAAATCTCGCAGCGCTCGGCGAAGGCGCGCTCGAACGCGGCGTCGGGCTTGCCCGTCACCGTAACGTATTGAACCTGCGTGAGCGAGGGCAGCAGCGCAAGGGCAAACGTCAACTGGATCCGCGCCTGCACGCCAGTGCCGA from Cupriavidus sp. D39 includes the following:
- a CDS encoding ornithine cyclodeaminase family protein, translated to MPSEARLLLLDKNQVESLLQPADALEAVNEAFVLHSQGEGRVFPLVREPLATGGVFGIKSGDVQSQDLLGFKAAGFWPANRQVGGEPHQATIMLIDPATGRPVCMIDGNAVTTMRTGAAGGLGLQLLARQDSERLCLFGTGVQARIQLTFALALLPSLTQVQYVTVTGKPDAAFERAFAERCEISHAADRNAAVAGSDVVITATPGGGALFDLQAVQAGTHLNCVGADTRGKRELPDGLLARARLFVDDRAQARQIGETQWAPDTPCTEIGDVLAGKAQVDRHDADITVFDMTGLALQDLTVARLLHRRAAAAQAGTSIHWPW